A single region of the Chelmon rostratus isolate fCheRos1 chromosome 5, fCheRos1.pri, whole genome shotgun sequence genome encodes:
- the prdm12b gene encoding PR domain zinc finger protein 12b, whose protein sequence is MGSVLPGSSLGLKPGFKPQQPLSLADIITSDILHSFLYGRWRHVLGEQHHHHHPHQNHLQHEDRTAPSASPKTAFTAEVLAQSFSGEVQKLSSLVLPSEVIIAQSSVPGEGLGIFSKTWIKAGTEMGPFTGRLISPEHIDLYKNNNLMWEVFNEDGTVRYFIDASQEDQRSWMTYIKCARNEQEQNLEVVQIGSSIFYKAVETIPPDQELLVWYGNSHNTFLGIPGIPGGDEEQSKKSKTDEFHTCEGSSSSSSSSSSSSSSLGRMRCVICHRGFNSRSNLRSHMRIHTLDKPFVCRFCNRRFSQSSTLRNHVRLHTGERPYKCHVCQSAYSQLAGLRAHQKSARHRPTGDAGAAGGGVVVHAAHSPPPPHPPQLTAMPHPASLVHHIPTMVL, encoded by the exons ATGGGCTCCGTGCTGCCCGGCTCCTCGCTGGGCCTGAAGCCGGGCTTCAAGCCGCAGCAGCCGCTCTCCCTGGCGGACATCATCACCTCGGACATCCTCCACAGCTTCCTGTACGGCCGCTGGAGGCACGTGCTGGGCgagcagcaccaccaccaccacccgcACCAGAATCACCTGCAGCACGAGGACCGCACGGCCCCGAGCGCGAGCCCCAAGACCGCGTTCACCGCCGAGGTGCTCGCGCAGTCCTTCTCCGGAG AGGTCCAGAAGCTGTCCAGTCTGGTTCTGCCCAGCGAGGTGATCATCGCTCAGAGTTCAGTTCCAG GTGAAGGTTTGGGGATTTTCTCTAAAACGTGGATTAAAGCAGGAACAGAGATGGGCCCGTTCACCGGACGCCTCATCTCACCTGAACACATCGACCTGTACAAGAACAACAACCTCATGTGGGAG gTGTTTAACGAGGACGGGACGGTCAGGTATTTCATCGATGCCAGTCAGGAGGATCAGAGGAGTTGGATGACGTACATTAAGTGTGCGAGGAACGAGCAGGAGCAGAACCTGGAGGTGGTCCAGATCGGCAGCAGCATCTTCTACAAGGCTGTGGAG ACGATCCCCCCGGACCAGGAGCTGCTGGTCTGGTACGGAAACTCCCACAACACCTTCCTGGGAATCCCTGGAATTCCTGGAGGAGACGAAGAACAGAGCAAGAAGAGCAAGACCG ATGAGTTCCACACCTGTGaaggctcctcctcctcctcctcctcctcctcttcctcctcctccagcctgggTCGAATGCGTTGCGTCATCTGCCACCGCGGCTTCAACTCCCGCAGCAACCTGCGCTCCCACATGCGCATCCACACGCTGGACAAGCCGTTCGTCTGCCGCTTCTGCAACCGCCGCTTCAGCCAGTCGTCCACGCTGAGGAACCACGTGCGGCTGCACACCGGCGAGCGCCCCTACAAGTGCCACGTGTGCCAGTCGGCCTACTCGCAGCTGGCCGGCCTGCGGGCGCACCAGAAGAGCGCCAGACACCGGCCGACCGGAGATGCCGGGGCCGCGGGGGGAGGCGTGGTGGTTCACGCAGCtcactcacctcctcctcctcacccaccGCAGCTGACCGCCATGCCTCACCCGGCATCACTGGTCCACCACATACCCACCATGGTGTTGTGA
- the LOC121606660 gene encoding far upstream element-binding protein 3-like isoform X3 — MMAELVQGQASMNQPGLKSDGLADVLQRARQMVGKMGGEAMSHLNSSSGSVEPSLYYPGQKRPGEDGGNQLAAMGHQSRVITEDYKVPDRMVGFIIGRGGEQITRIQLESGCKIQIAADSGGLMERPCSLTGTPESIEQAKRLLVQIVDRCRNGPGFHGDGEGGASVQEMLIPASKVGLVIGRGGDTIKQLQERAGVKMMMIQDGPMPTGADKPLRISGDPYKVQAARELVLEVIREKDGDFRSGRNDFSARLGGTNLDSVPLQVPVPRFAVGIVIGRNGEMIKKIQNDAGVRIQFKADDGISPERVAMVMGQPDRCQHAVHLINELIQTAQERDGFGSALRGGRVRGRGDWTMGSPGPLQEVTYTIPADKCGLVIGKGGETIKSINQQSGAHVELQRNPPPSTDPNTRVFTIRGTAQQMDLARQLIDDKIGGSGIMSNGGFGFSPFTQGPAAHQNCGSGQTFLTGVWGNTYQTSWQNPGQQDPGQQSQPQSLMTDYSKAWEDYYKKQSQSSQQSSVPDYTAALAEYYRQQPYLWNPAQIQDH; from the exons atGGTGGGAAAGATGGGTGGAGAAGCCATGTCCCACCTCAACAGCTCCTCAGGAAGCGTCGAGCCCTCGCTGTACTACCCCGGCCAGAAACGACCCGGAGAGGAcggag GTAACCAGCTAGCAGCCATGGGGCATCAAAG cagggTAATCACAGAGGATTACAAGGTCCCCGACAGGATGGTTGGCTTCA TTATTGGACGAGGAGGTGAACAGATCACCAGGATCCAGTTGGAGTCTGGCTGCAAGATCCAGATTGCTGCTG aCAGCGGCGGTCTCATGGAGCGGCCATGTTCCCTGACTGGAACTCCAGAGAGCATCGA gcaGGCGAAGCGGCTGCTGGTCCAGATCGTGGATCGCTGTAGAAATGGTCCGGGTTTCCACGGCGACGGGGAAGGCGGTGCCTCCGTGCAGGAGATGCTGATCCCGGCCAGTAAGGTGGGGCTGGTGATCGGCCGGGGCGGAGACACCATCAAGCAGCTGCAG GAGAGAGCGGGcgtgaagatgatgatgatccaGGACGGGCCGATGCCGACGGGAGCCGACAAACCTCTCCGCATCTCTGGAGACCCGTACAAAGTGCAG GCAGCGCGAGAGCTGGTGTTGGAGGTGATCCGGGAGAAGGACGGAGACTTTAGGTCGGGTCGCAACGACTTCAGCGCCCGATTGGGAGGAACCAACCTGGAt TCTGTCCCTCTGCAGGTTCCAGTTCCACGGTTTGCTGTTGGCATCGTGATTGGCAGGAATGGAGAAATGATCAAGAAGATCCAGAATGATGCAGGAGTGCGGATCCAGTTTAAAGCAG ATGATGGCATCAGCCCAGAGCgagttgccatggtgatgggTCAGCCAGACCGCTGCCAGCATGCTGTCCACCTCATCAATGAACTAATCCAGACtgcacag GAGCGTGATGGGTTTGGCTCCGCCCTGCGGGGTGGGAGGGTCAGAGGTCGTGGTGATTGGACTATGGGCTCTCCTGGTCCGCTACAGGAAGTGACCTACACCATCCCCGCTGACAAGTGTGGCCTGGTCATCGGCAAAG gtggagAAACCATTAAAAGTATTAACCAGCAGTCTGGAGCTCAcgtggagctgcagaggaaccctcccccctccaccgACCCCAACACCCGGGTCTTCACCATCAGAGGCACCGCCCAGCAGATGGACCTGGCCCGCCAACTTATAGACGACAAGATCGGG GGCTCAGGTATTATGAGTAATGGAGGTTTTGGCTTCAGTCCCTTCACCCAGGGCCCTGCTGCACACCAGAA CTGTGGCAGTGGTCAGACCTTCCTGACTGGAGTTTGGGGAAACACCTACCAGACCAGCTGGCAGAACCCTGGACAACAAGACcctg gtcaGCAGAGTCAGCCTCAGAGCTTGATGACAGACTACAGTAAGGCCTGGGAGGACTACTACAAGAAACAAA gtCAGTCGTCTCAGCAGAGTTCAGTGCCAGACTACACTGCAGCGTTAGCAGAATACTACAGACAGCAGCCCTACCTGTGGAACCCCGCCCAGATACAG GATCACTAG
- the LOC121606660 gene encoding far upstream element-binding protein 3-like isoform X4 gives MMAELVQGQASMNQPGLKSDGLADVLQRARQMVGKMGGEAMSHLNSSSGSVEPSLYYPGQKRPGEDGGNQLAAMGHQRVITEDYKVPDRMVGFIIGRGGEQITRIQLESGCKIQIAADSGGLMERPCSLTGTPESIEQAKRLLVQIVDRCRNGPGFHGDGEGGASVQEMLIPASKVGLVIGRGGDTIKQLQERAGVKMMMIQDGPMPTGADKPLRISGDPYKVQAARELVLEVIREKDGDFRSGRNDFSARLGGTNLDSVPLQVPVPRFAVGIVIGRNGEMIKKIQNDAGVRIQFKADDGISPERVAMVMGQPDRCQHAVHLINELIQTAQERDGFGSALRGGRVRGRGDWTMGSPGPLQEVTYTIPADKCGLVIGKGGETIKSINQQSGAHVELQRNPPPSTDPNTRVFTIRGTAQQMDLARQLIDDKIGGSGIMSNGGFGFSPFTQGPAAHQNCGSGQTFLTGVWGNTYQTSWQNPGQQDPGQQSQPQSLMTDYSKAWEDYYKKQSQSSQQSSVPDYTAALAEYYRQQPYLWNPAQIQDH, from the exons atGGTGGGAAAGATGGGTGGAGAAGCCATGTCCCACCTCAACAGCTCCTCAGGAAGCGTCGAGCCCTCGCTGTACTACCCCGGCCAGAAACGACCCGGAGAGGAcggag GTAACCAGCTAGCAGCCATGGGGCATCAAAG ggTAATCACAGAGGATTACAAGGTCCCCGACAGGATGGTTGGCTTCA TTATTGGACGAGGAGGTGAACAGATCACCAGGATCCAGTTGGAGTCTGGCTGCAAGATCCAGATTGCTGCTG aCAGCGGCGGTCTCATGGAGCGGCCATGTTCCCTGACTGGAACTCCAGAGAGCATCGA gcaGGCGAAGCGGCTGCTGGTCCAGATCGTGGATCGCTGTAGAAATGGTCCGGGTTTCCACGGCGACGGGGAAGGCGGTGCCTCCGTGCAGGAGATGCTGATCCCGGCCAGTAAGGTGGGGCTGGTGATCGGCCGGGGCGGAGACACCATCAAGCAGCTGCAG GAGAGAGCGGGcgtgaagatgatgatgatccaGGACGGGCCGATGCCGACGGGAGCCGACAAACCTCTCCGCATCTCTGGAGACCCGTACAAAGTGCAG GCAGCGCGAGAGCTGGTGTTGGAGGTGATCCGGGAGAAGGACGGAGACTTTAGGTCGGGTCGCAACGACTTCAGCGCCCGATTGGGAGGAACCAACCTGGAt TCTGTCCCTCTGCAGGTTCCAGTTCCACGGTTTGCTGTTGGCATCGTGATTGGCAGGAATGGAGAAATGATCAAGAAGATCCAGAATGATGCAGGAGTGCGGATCCAGTTTAAAGCAG ATGATGGCATCAGCCCAGAGCgagttgccatggtgatgggTCAGCCAGACCGCTGCCAGCATGCTGTCCACCTCATCAATGAACTAATCCAGACtgcacag GAGCGTGATGGGTTTGGCTCCGCCCTGCGGGGTGGGAGGGTCAGAGGTCGTGGTGATTGGACTATGGGCTCTCCTGGTCCGCTACAGGAAGTGACCTACACCATCCCCGCTGACAAGTGTGGCCTGGTCATCGGCAAAG gtggagAAACCATTAAAAGTATTAACCAGCAGTCTGGAGCTCAcgtggagctgcagaggaaccctcccccctccaccgACCCCAACACCCGGGTCTTCACCATCAGAGGCACCGCCCAGCAGATGGACCTGGCCCGCCAACTTATAGACGACAAGATCGGG GGCTCAGGTATTATGAGTAATGGAGGTTTTGGCTTCAGTCCCTTCACCCAGGGCCCTGCTGCACACCAGAA CTGTGGCAGTGGTCAGACCTTCCTGACTGGAGTTTGGGGAAACACCTACCAGACCAGCTGGCAGAACCCTGGACAACAAGACcctg gtcaGCAGAGTCAGCCTCAGAGCTTGATGACAGACTACAGTAAGGCCTGGGAGGACTACTACAAGAAACAAA gtCAGTCGTCTCAGCAGAGTTCAGTGCCAGACTACACTGCAGCGTTAGCAGAATACTACAGACAGCAGCCCTACCTGTGGAACCCCGCCCAGATACAG GATCACTAG
- the LOC121606660 gene encoding far upstream element-binding protein 3-like isoform X2, whose product MMAELVQGQASMNQPGLKSDGLADVLQRARQMVGKMGGEAMSHLNSSSGSVEPSLYYPGQKRPGEDGVGNQLAAMGHQRVITEDYKVPDRMVGFIIGRGGEQITRIQLESGCKIQIAADSGGLMERPCSLTGTPESIEQAKRLLVQIVDRCRNGPGFHGDGEGGASVQEMLIPASKVGLVIGRGGDTIKQLQERAGVKMMMIQDGPMPTGADKPLRISGDPYKVQAARELVLEVIREKDGDFRSGRNDFSARLGGTNLDSVPLQVPVPRFAVGIVIGRNGEMIKKIQNDAGVRIQFKADDGISPERVAMVMGQPDRCQHAVHLINELIQTAQERDGFGSALRGGRVRGRGDWTMGSPGPLQEVTYTIPADKCGLVIGKGGETIKSINQQSGAHVELQRNPPPSTDPNTRVFTIRGTAQQMDLARQLIDDKIGGSGIMSNGGFGFSPFTQGPAAHQNCGSGQTFLTGVWGNTYQTSWQNPGQQDPGQQSQPQSLMTDYSKAWEDYYKKQSQSSQQSSVPDYTAALAEYYRQQPYLWNPAQIQDH is encoded by the exons atGGTGGGAAAGATGGGTGGAGAAGCCATGTCCCACCTCAACAGCTCCTCAGGAAGCGTCGAGCCCTCGCTGTACTACCCCGGCCAGAAACGACCCGGAGAGGAcggag tagGTAACCAGCTAGCAGCCATGGGGCATCAAAG ggTAATCACAGAGGATTACAAGGTCCCCGACAGGATGGTTGGCTTCA TTATTGGACGAGGAGGTGAACAGATCACCAGGATCCAGTTGGAGTCTGGCTGCAAGATCCAGATTGCTGCTG aCAGCGGCGGTCTCATGGAGCGGCCATGTTCCCTGACTGGAACTCCAGAGAGCATCGA gcaGGCGAAGCGGCTGCTGGTCCAGATCGTGGATCGCTGTAGAAATGGTCCGGGTTTCCACGGCGACGGGGAAGGCGGTGCCTCCGTGCAGGAGATGCTGATCCCGGCCAGTAAGGTGGGGCTGGTGATCGGCCGGGGCGGAGACACCATCAAGCAGCTGCAG GAGAGAGCGGGcgtgaagatgatgatgatccaGGACGGGCCGATGCCGACGGGAGCCGACAAACCTCTCCGCATCTCTGGAGACCCGTACAAAGTGCAG GCAGCGCGAGAGCTGGTGTTGGAGGTGATCCGGGAGAAGGACGGAGACTTTAGGTCGGGTCGCAACGACTTCAGCGCCCGATTGGGAGGAACCAACCTGGAt TCTGTCCCTCTGCAGGTTCCAGTTCCACGGTTTGCTGTTGGCATCGTGATTGGCAGGAATGGAGAAATGATCAAGAAGATCCAGAATGATGCAGGAGTGCGGATCCAGTTTAAAGCAG ATGATGGCATCAGCCCAGAGCgagttgccatggtgatgggTCAGCCAGACCGCTGCCAGCATGCTGTCCACCTCATCAATGAACTAATCCAGACtgcacag GAGCGTGATGGGTTTGGCTCCGCCCTGCGGGGTGGGAGGGTCAGAGGTCGTGGTGATTGGACTATGGGCTCTCCTGGTCCGCTACAGGAAGTGACCTACACCATCCCCGCTGACAAGTGTGGCCTGGTCATCGGCAAAG gtggagAAACCATTAAAAGTATTAACCAGCAGTCTGGAGCTCAcgtggagctgcagaggaaccctcccccctccaccgACCCCAACACCCGGGTCTTCACCATCAGAGGCACCGCCCAGCAGATGGACCTGGCCCGCCAACTTATAGACGACAAGATCGGG GGCTCAGGTATTATGAGTAATGGAGGTTTTGGCTTCAGTCCCTTCACCCAGGGCCCTGCTGCACACCAGAA CTGTGGCAGTGGTCAGACCTTCCTGACTGGAGTTTGGGGAAACACCTACCAGACCAGCTGGCAGAACCCTGGACAACAAGACcctg gtcaGCAGAGTCAGCCTCAGAGCTTGATGACAGACTACAGTAAGGCCTGGGAGGACTACTACAAGAAACAAA gtCAGTCGTCTCAGCAGAGTTCAGTGCCAGACTACACTGCAGCGTTAGCAGAATACTACAGACAGCAGCCCTACCTGTGGAACCCCGCCCAGATACAG GATCACTAG
- the LOC121606660 gene encoding far upstream element-binding protein 3-like isoform X5: MMAELVQGQASMNQPGLKSDGLADVLQRARQMVGKMGGEAMSHLNSSSGSVEPSLYYPGQKRPGEDGVGNQLAAMGHQSRVITEDYKVPDRMVGFIIGRGGEQITRIQLESGCKIQIAADSGGLMERPCSLTGTPESIEQAKRLLVQIVDRCRNGPGFHGDGEGGASVQEMLIPASKVGLVIGRGGDTIKQLQERAGVKMMMIQDGPMPTGADKPLRISGDPYKVQAARELVLEVIREKDGDFRSGRNDFSARLGGTNLDVPVPRFAVGIVIGRNGEMIKKIQNDAGVRIQFKADDGISPERVAMVMGQPDRCQHAVHLINELIQTAQERDGFGSALRGGRVRGRGDWTMGSPGPLQEVTYTIPADKCGLVIGKGGETIKSINQQSGAHVELQRNPPPSTDPNTRVFTIRGTAQQMDLARQLIDDKIGGSGIMSNGGFGFSPFTQGPAAHQNCGSGQTFLTGVWGNTYQTSWQNPGQQDPGQQSQPQSLMTDYSKAWEDYYKKQSQSSQQSSVPDYTAALAEYYRQQPYLWNPAQIQDH, encoded by the exons atGGTGGGAAAGATGGGTGGAGAAGCCATGTCCCACCTCAACAGCTCCTCAGGAAGCGTCGAGCCCTCGCTGTACTACCCCGGCCAGAAACGACCCGGAGAGGAcggag tagGTAACCAGCTAGCAGCCATGGGGCATCAAAG cagggTAATCACAGAGGATTACAAGGTCCCCGACAGGATGGTTGGCTTCA TTATTGGACGAGGAGGTGAACAGATCACCAGGATCCAGTTGGAGTCTGGCTGCAAGATCCAGATTGCTGCTG aCAGCGGCGGTCTCATGGAGCGGCCATGTTCCCTGACTGGAACTCCAGAGAGCATCGA gcaGGCGAAGCGGCTGCTGGTCCAGATCGTGGATCGCTGTAGAAATGGTCCGGGTTTCCACGGCGACGGGGAAGGCGGTGCCTCCGTGCAGGAGATGCTGATCCCGGCCAGTAAGGTGGGGCTGGTGATCGGCCGGGGCGGAGACACCATCAAGCAGCTGCAG GAGAGAGCGGGcgtgaagatgatgatgatccaGGACGGGCCGATGCCGACGGGAGCCGACAAACCTCTCCGCATCTCTGGAGACCCGTACAAAGTGCAG GCAGCGCGAGAGCTGGTGTTGGAGGTGATCCGGGAGAAGGACGGAGACTTTAGGTCGGGTCGCAACGACTTCAGCGCCCGATTGGGAGGAACCAACCTGGAt GTTCCAGTTCCACGGTTTGCTGTTGGCATCGTGATTGGCAGGAATGGAGAAATGATCAAGAAGATCCAGAATGATGCAGGAGTGCGGATCCAGTTTAAAGCAG ATGATGGCATCAGCCCAGAGCgagttgccatggtgatgggTCAGCCAGACCGCTGCCAGCATGCTGTCCACCTCATCAATGAACTAATCCAGACtgcacag GAGCGTGATGGGTTTGGCTCCGCCCTGCGGGGTGGGAGGGTCAGAGGTCGTGGTGATTGGACTATGGGCTCTCCTGGTCCGCTACAGGAAGTGACCTACACCATCCCCGCTGACAAGTGTGGCCTGGTCATCGGCAAAG gtggagAAACCATTAAAAGTATTAACCAGCAGTCTGGAGCTCAcgtggagctgcagaggaaccctcccccctccaccgACCCCAACACCCGGGTCTTCACCATCAGAGGCACCGCCCAGCAGATGGACCTGGCCCGCCAACTTATAGACGACAAGATCGGG GGCTCAGGTATTATGAGTAATGGAGGTTTTGGCTTCAGTCCCTTCACCCAGGGCCCTGCTGCACACCAGAA CTGTGGCAGTGGTCAGACCTTCCTGACTGGAGTTTGGGGAAACACCTACCAGACCAGCTGGCAGAACCCTGGACAACAAGACcctg gtcaGCAGAGTCAGCCTCAGAGCTTGATGACAGACTACAGTAAGGCCTGGGAGGACTACTACAAGAAACAAA gtCAGTCGTCTCAGCAGAGTTCAGTGCCAGACTACACTGCAGCGTTAGCAGAATACTACAGACAGCAGCCCTACCTGTGGAACCCCGCCCAGATACAG GATCACTAG
- the LOC121606660 gene encoding far upstream element-binding protein 3-like isoform X1: protein MMAELVQGQASMNQPGLKSDGLADVLQRARQMVGKMGGEAMSHLNSSSGSVEPSLYYPGQKRPGEDGVGNQLAAMGHQSRVITEDYKVPDRMVGFIIGRGGEQITRIQLESGCKIQIAADSGGLMERPCSLTGTPESIEQAKRLLVQIVDRCRNGPGFHGDGEGGASVQEMLIPASKVGLVIGRGGDTIKQLQERAGVKMMMIQDGPMPTGADKPLRISGDPYKVQAARELVLEVIREKDGDFRSGRNDFSARLGGTNLDSVPLQVPVPRFAVGIVIGRNGEMIKKIQNDAGVRIQFKADDGISPERVAMVMGQPDRCQHAVHLINELIQTAQERDGFGSALRGGRVRGRGDWTMGSPGPLQEVTYTIPADKCGLVIGKGGETIKSINQQSGAHVELQRNPPPSTDPNTRVFTIRGTAQQMDLARQLIDDKIGGSGIMSNGGFGFSPFTQGPAAHQNCGSGQTFLTGVWGNTYQTSWQNPGQQDPGQQSQPQSLMTDYSKAWEDYYKKQSQSSQQSSVPDYTAALAEYYRQQPYLWNPAQIQDH from the exons atGGTGGGAAAGATGGGTGGAGAAGCCATGTCCCACCTCAACAGCTCCTCAGGAAGCGTCGAGCCCTCGCTGTACTACCCCGGCCAGAAACGACCCGGAGAGGAcggag tagGTAACCAGCTAGCAGCCATGGGGCATCAAAG cagggTAATCACAGAGGATTACAAGGTCCCCGACAGGATGGTTGGCTTCA TTATTGGACGAGGAGGTGAACAGATCACCAGGATCCAGTTGGAGTCTGGCTGCAAGATCCAGATTGCTGCTG aCAGCGGCGGTCTCATGGAGCGGCCATGTTCCCTGACTGGAACTCCAGAGAGCATCGA gcaGGCGAAGCGGCTGCTGGTCCAGATCGTGGATCGCTGTAGAAATGGTCCGGGTTTCCACGGCGACGGGGAAGGCGGTGCCTCCGTGCAGGAGATGCTGATCCCGGCCAGTAAGGTGGGGCTGGTGATCGGCCGGGGCGGAGACACCATCAAGCAGCTGCAG GAGAGAGCGGGcgtgaagatgatgatgatccaGGACGGGCCGATGCCGACGGGAGCCGACAAACCTCTCCGCATCTCTGGAGACCCGTACAAAGTGCAG GCAGCGCGAGAGCTGGTGTTGGAGGTGATCCGGGAGAAGGACGGAGACTTTAGGTCGGGTCGCAACGACTTCAGCGCCCGATTGGGAGGAACCAACCTGGAt TCTGTCCCTCTGCAGGTTCCAGTTCCACGGTTTGCTGTTGGCATCGTGATTGGCAGGAATGGAGAAATGATCAAGAAGATCCAGAATGATGCAGGAGTGCGGATCCAGTTTAAAGCAG ATGATGGCATCAGCCCAGAGCgagttgccatggtgatgggTCAGCCAGACCGCTGCCAGCATGCTGTCCACCTCATCAATGAACTAATCCAGACtgcacag GAGCGTGATGGGTTTGGCTCCGCCCTGCGGGGTGGGAGGGTCAGAGGTCGTGGTGATTGGACTATGGGCTCTCCTGGTCCGCTACAGGAAGTGACCTACACCATCCCCGCTGACAAGTGTGGCCTGGTCATCGGCAAAG gtggagAAACCATTAAAAGTATTAACCAGCAGTCTGGAGCTCAcgtggagctgcagaggaaccctcccccctccaccgACCCCAACACCCGGGTCTTCACCATCAGAGGCACCGCCCAGCAGATGGACCTGGCCCGCCAACTTATAGACGACAAGATCGGG GGCTCAGGTATTATGAGTAATGGAGGTTTTGGCTTCAGTCCCTTCACCCAGGGCCCTGCTGCACACCAGAA CTGTGGCAGTGGTCAGACCTTCCTGACTGGAGTTTGGGGAAACACCTACCAGACCAGCTGGCAGAACCCTGGACAACAAGACcctg gtcaGCAGAGTCAGCCTCAGAGCTTGATGACAGACTACAGTAAGGCCTGGGAGGACTACTACAAGAAACAAA gtCAGTCGTCTCAGCAGAGTTCAGTGCCAGACTACACTGCAGCGTTAGCAGAATACTACAGACAGCAGCCCTACCTGTGGAACCCCGCCCAGATACAG GATCACTAG